AGGGGGCTCCCTTTACTGACTTTAACTTGTTCTGCCATGAGCATAGCTCTTCTATAGATGTGTTCATGCCGTTGACCACACTCCACAATACCATTAAGCCTGCAAAACAATAAGTTGGGAACTCATTCTTTTTCCACTATGAAGTGCACCCTTGAAACTAGTGCTCAAGGTCCATTGAGTTACTTATTATTGTTCTCTTAAGGGCCTTATTAAAGTAGCCAGCTTTTCACCAAATGCCCTTCTCCCCAAACACACATTTCAAAACCTTTTCCAGTTTACTAGAAAAGCACAGATACCAACTGTAACTCTGTAAGGTCATCTTTTTTTTGTGTCAGACACTCTCCTCCAACTTCAGTGTCCTATTATTTAATTGTATTTCTACAGTCCCCAACTCAAGGGAGACAGGTGCCCTCTTATGCAGAAAATTATTCAAGTTTTGAATAAAATTCTTGGAGATCATAACTCAATTGAACAAGTTTTGATGAGCTACATCTAAAAATGTTGTTTCTCAGATGGACCATCACTTCTTTGATAATTTCATTTGTATTGTTTACTTGCTACTTGATATGCTACTAGTAGTAGTAACAATGATTAAATATGTTTCCCTAGGACGAAGTGTTCACTTATTTTTCTTAAGGTGTCTTCATGTCCCTATAAGACACAATGTATCTGTGCTTCATAGGACCTCTTCTGCCTTCATCAAACAAATGTTAGCATAACTAATGAGAATAAACTTTCTCCATAGATGTATTCTATATAAAAAGACCCTAGGTgattaaaatgttaaaagtatacaagttaaaaGCCAACCTGCAGCGCTCAAGGTCATCAGTAGAAGCGCCAAATGCAGGGATGACTTCATGAAGGGCATGCAAGAAGTCCTCCATCGTCACTTTTATGTTCTCCTCGTCTACTGGTTTGGTAAGATCATCAAGGCTCAGTTGCCTGTTCAGAGCAAATGATACAGCACTTTTCACAACACCTTCAAGCTCAGCACCACTATAATTTTTTGTTCGTGCCGCTGCACTCAAGGATAATAAGAGAGAGCATTATAAGAATTCCAATTACTAATCTAAGATACTAATAGACCATTTCAACTTGGAAAGTAATTTGCAGAGGACATGGAATTCATAAAATCCAAAAGAATATCTTCAATgtaaatgagaatgattatatCTAAAAAAAACAATGCTATAATAACTGAGAAAAACGCAGTAAATTGTCACACTATCTTAGGCAAGAGCACCAACCAGCATACCAAGTTCTGGCAGGTTCACATCCGGAGCAAGAAATGAATTCTCTTTCATTTTGTTTGTATGAATCTGGAGAATTTGGAAACGACCATTTTCATCAGGAAGGTTTATCTCCACTTGAACTTCCAATCGTCCAGGCCTTCAAAGcaagttttcatttttaatgcATTATAAGATAACCACGCAAAGTTTAGTAATGGAATTACCAAAAAAATTCAGCTACAAAGAAATACAGTAGACGAGAGACAATATACCTCAATAGTGCTTCATCAATCAAGTCTTTTCTATTTGTCATTCCAATAAGCAAAACATTATTAAGAGACTCCACACCATCAATCTGCAGAGCAATTAAATCATCAATCAGTCAAGCATGCAAGTGCAGCCAAATATCCCCTTAACCTCAATGTGTCCACAATACGAACTTAATCAAGTATACCTTTGTGAGAAGCTGGTTCACAATGCTATCATGTACACCAGTTCCATCTCTTGTTGAACCTCTGGACTGCAAACAGAAAGATAAACTGTTATATGAAGTgattgaatctccataattgACTTTCAGAGAAGAGGTTGTTAGTGGCTGTGACAGTCAGATAAGGCTAATAAAATCAGTTAACCAGGTTTGTAAAATGACTAGGAAGTAAAAGTAGAAATGAAGCAAAGCCTGCGATGACAAAGATAACACCAACCAAACAGAGGATAAACTTAACACCTTGATTTGAAGATTAAGCAGTTAAAGAGTTGGTGCTAGATTTGAGCTTACAAAAGTAATGTCATGTCCAACTtcctgaaaaatgtctttccaCTTACTCATGTTGATTATCATTGTTGAAGTATTGATTTAGAATCCACTTGAGTTAAAAGTTAACCAGATAACAGAGGGTTAGACTCTCTAAGATGCACTTATTAATAATTTGGGCAAAAATTCATTCAAAGAACACAACAAACTTAATATAAAGGACCAGATAAATTATTGTTTCAGAacgagagaaagagaaagatatTGAATTGAGTTGAGGCCCCCACCTTACAGATTGCATCAATTTCATCAAAAATAATAACATGCAATTCACTCTGGTCACCTGGAAAATAGAAGTCcaaaatcatatcatatcataaaaacagtaaaacaatgaaaaatatttttaatttttgccacCAAAACAACTTACCTTTGGTCCTTTGGTCTTGTTCGGCATCAGCAAATAAGTCTCTCACGTTCTTCTCAGTTTCACCAACAAATTTGCTCAACACTTCAGGTCCATTGACAATCTAAAACTCAATGTCATTAGTCAACTCTACACAACCATTAATAGTAGAGAGATCATAGCATTAGCaacactaattttaaaaatcacacAACTTTTAATTAGCTCTAAAGATACATCAAATCAGCTTCCAAGGTTCACTAAAAATGCCACTGGCAAAAGAAATCAACAAAAGGTTGCACCAACCTTTGGTTCCTTGCCGTTCAACATCTTTCCTATCTGTCGAGCCATTAGTGTCTTCCCAGTACCAGGTGGCCCATAAAGCAGCATTCCCTTAACATGCTTGATGCCAAGTCTTCAAATTAAGATCCCATGGCCAAAGAGAATTTTCAAGAAATCAGGCAAGTTTCTAgagattataattttttttgtagatGCGGTCTGAGGAAAcatgtaaaaaaattaaaatattatttagcaGGATTTCTGGCATACTTAGATGAGACGTGTGGAGGAAAAACCCTAGAAGCAAAAGCTCTTCGAAATATATCAGCAAACTCGGCACTCAAACCACCAATACCTAATGACTCCAGGTTGAACTCTTTCTGCCTGAAGATGCTGCTACTAGCAGCTTCACGCTGGTTGGTTATCTGTGTAGATACAAATAGTAATCAGTAAACTATCAACTAATGTTAAGGATGCCCACTAAGTAATCATCATTTGAGcaatcaattaataaaagaataaagcAGGAAGTTACCTTTATTCCACTTCCATTTGCAgcttcaaaaataatatatgtctCCGAAGAAAGTAGCCctctttcaattttatttgattttgaatgTCCCTCAATTTGAGCTTGATTAACAGTGAAGATATAACCATTGCCATGGTATTCAAATGTCACCTTTTGTCCAGCTGTCATAACCTGCATAATCACCGCATTTGGTGAAGCCAAAATCCTAAGAGTTTTGCAAAAAGGTTTATGCTTTTACACTGACAAGTCCTGATCCATACCTAATAGGGAAAAATATGGATGGAAGGTTTTAGTGTATAAGCTAATGTTGGTCAAAGTTGTTACAGCTTATGATTATgcattttgaataataaaagaACTTATCAAATCAAAGTTAcatacttattagttatttaaaTGAACAGAGAAGTGTCATACCTATCATCTTTGCCAAAAGTGTAAAAACCCAATTATCTATAACCcaaataatttgattaaataatctTTACAAAACACCATTATAAGATGATAGGTTAAATAGTTAATCTTTGTAATATTCAGGATTCATGGAGCTGAAAACCTAATATTTACCCAAAAAGAAGAAATCTGGGCACATGAATCTTGCAAAGAAACATCAATAACTAAGCATACAAAGAAGAAATTTCTTTAACTTCTTACCTGATTTCCAAATCTCTTTCGAATTTGATTAGCCATCTGAACTGCATCAACCTGAAAAGAAATATCTTTGGTCAATTAGATTTGACCAGCACTAGCACTAGAAGATTTAAACAAGCAAGGAAATTTTCCATGTCAAACCCTAAATCACTAACTAGTTAGCACAAGCAAATACTTTTAACAAAACACCCTAGCTTTTGCAAAGCAATGAGAATAGTGTTGAAATATACTTTTACCTGCTCATCTTTTGTTCCCTTTCTTACAAATTCCAATTCAAGGGTCAACAAAGCAAGATTGAAATCTTCAGGTGGGATGAATCTGTAATTCATTAAGCAAGTATAAGAAATGCACCAAAAGAATCAAAGATCAACATCCAGTCGCATACAACAAACTAAAGCAAGGTTATACGATACATGCCTGCTCACAGATATGGAGTCCCCAGTAGAAACCTTTGTATATCGGCGATGAATAACATTAAGACCAAGTTGGCCATCGGAAATAGAATCATGCGCAGTATCTCATAGTTAAGGTGACACTATGATCCATGATATTCACTACTTATGGATAAAGCATTTCAAAGACATAAGAAATATAGGAAAGAACACCACATTTCCAGTATTGTATGCTTTATAatccttgattttttgttttgttacaAATTAATGTAAACTCACAAGTCAGCACAATCATAAACAAAAAGATTAGCAGATGAAAACTTTCTTAAGTTGTATCTCTAGCATTAACATCCTATTCAGTGGCATACATTTAATAGGCTCTTTCTTGTTAAGCACGTATTTCAGGTAAATTCAGAACTGTTACTCTAACATTCTTGCTTAGCaggcatttatatttatctctATACAAAGCATCTCATTATTCACAAgtaaatgaaaaatagaatCTTTCAATATGCCACTACCAACTGCTATTTGAGCACACCAAATACTAGATTAAGAAAAAGAACCGGGAACTCAGCATTCAGTTACAAGAAAATTTCTAAATGACACCGATATTCTAAAAAATTAGTTAATCGCAGAGCTTACacaataataaaataggaaGTATGCACATTTAAtcaaaattgttcaaaataCTGGTAATCAAAACGTGCAAACAACGAAGTTAATCGAATTACTCGTATAAATTCAACAATGTGCTACGTAATATCCTTCCGAAGAGAAATGCAAGCGATCGCCGAAATGCTATCTACCATAAGATAAAAGGATATGAAATGGAAAGAACGTAAGCATCGGCCACGAGAGCGTAGGCCATCTTCGACCCCGGAACGACGAAGTTCCGGAGATCTGCCGGGGAGGAATATGCGAAGTTGGTGTAGGCGAGATCTTTCGCCGGCGTGTTGGTCACGATCATCGTTAACGATGACCTCCCTGCCATTTTTGAAACTCGCTCTCAACAAAGATCGATCAACCGAAATCAAGAATAGAATTGGAATATTGGAAACTTTTCGATTTGGATTTAAAATCCTTTTAGCTTTAATGCTAAGGAAATGGAGAAGTGGACCGGGTCAggttaaattttgataatttgatttttccttttaaagctTTGATCGTATTTTAGtcttatttttatatatctacggttataatttatactattaataaaaaaaacaaaattatgaaatttaacTTTTTCGCATAAAACACTCTTATAATACCAAATGTTAATTAAATCTTTTATGCGTTTATAACTTGAATGCGAaaacacaaataacaatgaaccACATGTAAATAAAACCAATCAACTAAATAATGTTCATGATCATGAATTTTCAATTAAAACAacaactaaacaatgttcatgatcttgaattttttattaaaactataataggataaagacttacttgattccattgaAACCGAATAAATCAATAATGCTTGATAATATGGAGACTAGAAAACTCATAGACTAAAAACCTTATGATTAAAAAACCATATAATCCTTAGAGTTTTTCTAGatatttatagatgtgatgagaaacCTCTTTCAAGAGGAATGTGAAACCTCCTTAGAATAGAAATCCAtttaggaatgtgaaacctTCTTTTAGGAAAACACATAATCTTTTTCgttatacatcttttaacccttataaacttaaattttaacaaaatgatAGGAAGGGAATTTCACATAGTAATTGTGAGTCCCTCATGaaattacaacctttattatataaactagttttatacgcgcattgcgcgaatgggttaatgcccaatgtttatatttaaataaatatttgaaagtatatcaatgcaagattatataagaaaagtttatacatgagtaattgaatgtcgaatttttttatttaaatatctaactcaaagtatatgaatccaagataatatagaaaattcattataattattactaaaataaatgtttgcaaccttgtaaaatcaatagtctaaatatttggtctaaaaatgatagtctaaataaatactacttttagtttgaatttttttaagtgttcttaattctcttttgagtaacattgtcattgtcgttatctttactatttattctcttcctttttgttgtagtgtgttatttgcaattcggttattgttggtagcatagatgacaacgtcatgcaataagattatgatataggagttatggactttcctttaggtgttctgcttggggttcatttggttcaaccattgaATGAGCTATTgtagataaagaaatccctagtttaagaaaaaagattaaataaattaataaaaatttgaaattttaaaatattatgtattctaaagatattaaaaggtagtttctcgcttcaatttgctgggcaATGGGTTAtgtgagtactttcattgtcaacaaattccccaagtagttaatatgattggtttcaaactattcttttttattttttcatggtattaaagaaatacatatgtatcattttttggtgtaactactaatttatttaattcaataagagtaaaatagagtgattccgcttcaatttgttgggttattatttgagtactctctttgtcaaccgatccccaagtagttaatataattagcttcaaattattttaatttttttttcatagtattaataaaatacttggcaactaaatatataacattattttgtactataactttgatatttaattacaagatattgtaaaaataagataatggacaatgtaatgaatatcaattgataaatttgaacgtaaagaatctttgcataagagaaaataaagacaatataactaatgaaattatttctcttatttaatttaattttttgataatgaataattttttcaaataaaggtattgtaaacacataattttaaattaaagaaatacatatgtatcaatttttgttgtagctactaatttatttaatttaataatagtaaaatagagtgagaaacataattatgttaaatttgattgagatgaggttcgaacctaagatctttcttatagaaattaatgggtaagttaaaagttaacggaatgttaacggaaaagagaatatttaacggaaaacggataatcataaaagtaaggttaaattaagtaatctctattaataatattaatctaaattatcttaaccatctatttgattaaataattaatctgaactatccatttgattaaataatttgaccgccattttttctacccattataggttAACTCtatttggctcttattagtatagtagatcaTTGGTAGGAAATAATAAtttggtttgcgtaatattgtaaaatatggtaatacaattcttatacGTCTacgttaaaatataataataaattaaaataattaatcgtaataatacagtaaatATATTTCTCTATCACGTAATAATACAGGAAATATATTTCTCTATCCCAATAAAAGTTATAACTGCCAAAtccctaaatccctaattgTGTTCAGCCGCCCAGCCCCCTGCCCCCAGCCCCTCTCTgtttttcactctctctctcgcAATCTCTCATTCTCTCTCAGTCTCAGACCGCCACGACTTGAGACGCCCACCGCCACCGGCCACCGCCCCTCAGCCCTCACTGTCTCCCTCGCACTCTGTCTCTCTCACCGCCCCAGTCCGCCACCGGCGCACTGCCACTCAGCCAGCACCGTGCACCTGCTCCAGCCTCCAGGGATAGAGGACACGAGGTATTTCAGCCAGCACCGCCAGCCACCCCAGCCCCTCACTGTCTCCCTCGCACTCAGTCCGCCACCGTCGACGAGGACATGaggtatatatattaacaatgtTTTTTAGTTATCATTTTCCAGTAGATGCGAGTATTTTAAATGTTCTATATCAACAGTAGAACTTCTTCCTCTGGCCCTAGCACAAAACAGAAAACACCACAAAggtgaaaaaaaagaaaagaaaaagaaagatcaCCTCTGCGTGGAAGAAATACCTGGAAATCCCCAATTTCCATAGCCCTCAATCTCCATTTCTCCATCGCATCTCTTTAAGCGCACGCACAATGTCGGTGATGATAGTGACGAGCTTGGGGGACTTGGTTGTGGATTTGTTCACCGATCGTTGTCCTTTGACGTGCAAAAACTTTCTGAAGCTGTGCAAGTATGTTCATATGCTAACTATGCTTTCTCTTCCCCTACTATCTTTTACAGCCCATTTAATCTCTTATGGTTTGTAAACGCAGATTATTTAGAATGTTTCGCCTTATTACTCAAGAAATGCTCATTAGAAGTCGATCAAATTCTGTACAGATGCAAATAATTGTGCTTAAAAAAGGAATtctcttaatttatttataagattcGGAGTTCGAGTTTATTTATGTCCCctctaaaaaatttaatgtgTTTTTAGTGGATTTCCGTCAACATGACGGTTAGGAAGGACTTGGGGTGTAAGCAAACCAAGCCTAGCCAATAGTCCAAGCTTGAAGCTCTTCTCGATTCGAAAAATCGAAGTGCTTGAGCTCCACCGTGCTCTAATTTTAATTAGAGCTCGACCTCGCTCGAGTTCGACCTATTCTAGCTCGGGTGGGATATGTAcaccaaagtttttttttcctcaagaAAATGCCATTTTCCATAATGATAAgtattttaaatctaaatatcaTAACAAACTCAATATTACATCTAGATTATAGTCATTTTATAAcattcaaacataaatatataaatatattagttaaatttgtaatattatatttatattagatataaaatatatattaaaaaaaacctgATTAGACTTGCGAGTTGCTTGAGCCAAGTATTAAAAGGTTTGAATTTGGCTCGACTCATTACTCGAACTACTCAAGCTTGGCTCGACAGTaatcaaatttgaatatttgtctAATCAAGCTCTAGTAGCTCACAAGTAGCTTGGCTCTAGGAAGGACATTACTTTCAGAAAATGTTCCCCTTTGGAGTTTGGTCAATTTATAGCTACGTAGTTTGTTTTTTAACTGGCTAATTTCCCCTCTGTTGTGATGTAGGATCAAGTATTATAATGGCTGTCTATTTCACACAGTTCAAAAGGATTTCACCGCTCAGACAGGTGATCCTACTGGAACTGGTTCTGGTGGTGATTCAGTTTACAAGTAAGTTGGAAATTTATTATGGTGCC
This portion of the Ipomoea triloba cultivar NCNSP0323 chromosome 5, ASM357664v1 genome encodes:
- the LOC116021090 gene encoding vesicle-fusing ATPase-like, with protein sequence MAGRSSLTMIVTNTPAKDLAYTNFAYSSPADLRNFVVPGSKMAYALVADAYVLSISAHDSISDGQLGLNVIHRRYTKVSTGDSISVSRFIPPEDFNLALLTLELEFVRKGTKDEQVDAVQMANQIRKRFGNQVMTAGQKVTFEYHGNGYIFTVNQAQIEGHSKSNKIERGLLSSETYIIFEAANGSGIKITNQREAASSSIFRQKEFNLESLGIGGLSAEFADIFRRAFASRVFPPHVSSKLGIKHVKGMLLYGPPGTGKTLMARQIGKMLNGKEPKIVNGPEVLSKFVGETEKNVRDLFADAEQDQRTKGDQSELHVIIFDEIDAICKSRGSTRDGTGVHDSIVNQLLTKIDGVESLNNVLLIGMTNRKDLIDEALLRPGRLEVQVEINLPDENGRFQILQIHTNKMKENSFLAPDVNLPELAARTKNYSGAELEGVVKSAVSFALNRQLSLDDLTKPVDEENIKVTMEDFLHALHEVIPAFGASTDDLERCRLNGIVECGQRHEHIYRRAMLMAEQVKVSKGSPLVTCLLEGPSGSGKSAMAATVGIESDFPYVKIISAETMIGLTEGSKCAQIVKVFEDAYRSPLSIIILDDIERLIEYVAIGPRFSNLISQTLLVLLKRLPPKGKKILVIGTTSEVAFLESVGVRDAFSVTHNVPTLKTEDAKKVLEQLNVFSREDVDSAAEALNDMPIKKLYMVIEMAAQGEHGGRAEAIFSGKEKINISHFYDCLQDIVRY